The genomic interval CTCACCTGAATTTCATCTTCTTTCCCTATAGACTTGACGCCATCTTCAAGTTGAATAATGCAGAAGGGGCAAGCCACTGCAATAATCTCAGCACCAACCTTTGCCGCCTCCTTAGCCCGACTTACGCAGGGTCTCGCCTCAGCTTTAGCCGACTCCTCTTCCATCCACATTCTCCCCCCGCCACCGCCGCAACAGAAGCTGTATTCTTTGATTCTCCTCATCTCAACCAGCTTAACTCCGGGTATGGCTTCCAGTATCTTCCGTGGCTCTTCGTATATGTTATTATGCCTTCCCAAGAAACAAGAGTCGTGATAGGTGATCTTTTTCTCTATTCGCTTGGAAAAGTTTAGTCTCCCCTCATCTAAGAGTTTGGAAATAAGTTGGGTGTGGTGTTGAACTTGGAAGTAGGAGGGGTAATCTTTCTTAAAGGTGTTATATGAGTGGGGACACTGGGTTAGGATGTTTTTTATTTTGTATTTCTTAAATGTGGCCATATTATCCTCCATTAACATCTCGAAGAGACCTTTCTCGCCAATTCTGTTGATTGAATCACCGCAACATTTTTCCTCGTTTCCCAGTATAGCAAAGTCCACCCCTGCATTGCTTAGAACCCTCACGAGAGACTTGGCAACCTCCCTATTTCTTGCATCATAGGAGGGAGTGCAGCCAACGAAGAATAGCAGCTCCGCGGAGTCGCCTTTAGAGAAGTCTTTTATCTCCAGCCCCTCAGCCCACTCTGATCTTTTAGAGTCTAAACCACCCCAAGGGTTACCATACCTTTGAGTGCTCATCAAAGCGTCTTGCAAAGTTTTCTGTATGACACCCTCCTCAACCTTGCGGCTTCGGATCTGTGTAGCAAGGGTCACGAGAGAGATCTTGCTAGGGCAGTTGATTTTGCAATTATAACAGGAGGTGCACAGCCAAGGCGAGTTGCTGTCAAGAACCTTATCCAGCAACCCAGCCCTGAGATAGGCGATAATGCCTCG from Candidatus Bathyarchaeia archaeon carries:
- a CDS encoding (Fe-S)-binding protein codes for the protein MSSILSSSPLEEFLNSLYATPEGDMIKKCIQCGTCGILCPNGISMDHTFRGIIAYLRAGLLDKVLDSNSPWLCTSCYNCKINCPSKISLVTLATQIRSRKVEEGVIQKTLQDALMSTQRYGNPWGGLDSKRSEWAEGLEIKDFSKGDSAELLFFVGCTPSYDARNREVAKSLVRVLSNAGVDFAILGNEEKCCGDSINRIGEKGLFEMLMEDNMATFKKYKIKNILTQCPHSYNTFKKDYPSYFQVQHHTQLISKLLDEGRLNFSKRIEKKITYHDSCFLGRHNNIYEEPRKILEAIPGVKLVEMRRIKEYSFCCGGGGGRMWMEEESAKAEARPCVSRAKEAAKVGAEIIAVACPFCIIQLEDGVKSIGKEDEIQVRDIAEIVREAL